The Coffea arabica cultivar ET-39 chromosome 2c, Coffea Arabica ET-39 HiFi, whole genome shotgun sequence genome includes the window ATATGTGTCTCCTGTCTTCATTACTAGCTGTATATAGATCCTGGATTCTTTCTACATTTCATTCTCAATCCTGATTAATAACTTTATATTCTTTATCTAATGTAGACCAGCGCCTCAATGACATTGTTGGCAGTGCTTATTATGTTGCTCCAGAAGTACTTCATCGATCTTACAGTGTTGAGGGAGATATATGGAGCGTTGGTGTGATAACATATATCTTATTATGTGGAAGCAGACCTTTCTGGGCTCGTACTGAATCGGGAATTTTTCGTTCTGTGCTTCGAGCTGATCCTAACTTTGATGACTCACCTTGGCCTACAGTGTCAGCAGAAGCTAAAGATTTTGTGAAAAGGCTTTTGAACAAGGATCACAGGAAAAGAATGACTGCTGCCCAAGCACTGAGTAAGTTGAAACTTTCATAGTCAGAGACTTTCTTAAACAGGCGAGGATCGGATTCTGTATTTCTTTTGTCTGATTGTGTTATCTTGGTTTATTCTCTTTTACCCTGTGGAATGTATAAACTGCTTTGTGTTTCCAGCTCACCCATGGTTAAGGGACCAAGATTGTGCTGTGACACTTGATATATTGATCTACAAGCTAGTCAAGTCATATGTTCGAGCCACACCTTTAAAGCGTGCGGCACTTAAGGTACTTGCTCTCTGACtattttgaatttctttgaatGGCTTCTAAAGTTTTATACATCTGGAAGTTAAATCATAATGTGCTTTTGGTTCTACAATGTTGCAGGCTCTTTCTAAAGCTTTAACGGAGGACGAGCTGACCTACTTAAGGGCTCAGTTTAAACTTCTAGAGCCTCAAGATGGTTTTGTATCCCTTCAAAATTTTAGAACAGTTAATTGTTGCTCTCACTTTGACTCTGTAACTTTACTCATTCTGCATACAGGAGAATAGTGAGAATAGTACTTGAAGTGGTCTAATAAATGATTCTTATGTTGATCCTTCTTACCTAATTTCTGAAATGACCATGCAGGCTCTTATGAAAAATGCATCCGATGCCATGATAGAATCAAGGGTTcctgaaattttgaatttggtaaGACATTTTCTTTGTTGATGTTAAATTTTGATAATCAGAATAATTGTTTCAGTTGTTTCCCGCCCCTTCTCTTTACTACAGTTCTTGGATTGTCTGACAGACAGTGAATGTCTGAATACTTTGTTCTGTTACTTTGAACTTTTATTGAGTGCGCAAGGCATGGATGGCATGTTTTGAGTGGATAACAAAGAGGAGAAATGGAAGGATTTAGGATCACTGCTAGtcagttttcttccttccagGTGGAGTGAAAAGAATGACAGAGTAGAGAAACTTCACCTGCTGCGGTCTAAAATGACCTCCATGAACAATAAATTTAACAATGCAAAGTCCCTAACAAATAGAAACTTCACCTGCGGTGATTTAAAATGACCTCCATGAAAACAATAAATTTAACAAGAAATAAAGAACACTCGAAGTAGCCTTATTTCCCTTTGTTTTTTTCAATACTGTGACGAGTCAAAGAAAGCAAGTTTTAACTGGACTCATGAGTGAAAGAAAAGTAGCTTTTTAATGATGCCATGACTTGTGCAAATTAGTGCCAGCTATCAGTTCTAAGTGCTGGACTTTTGAGAGAAAAAGCATTTGTTCTCTTAGtcctttttcctaattttttttttttttttgtgcaccTAGAGTTTCAAGGGTTCTGATAGTCCATGTTTGTCATATTAATTTAACCGTCTTTTTTAGTCAATGTCAAAATTAGCATTGTTCTGTTTGTTCTGTGATTTCTGGAGCTAACAGCTAGTGTTCTAAATCGTAGTTGGAACCCTTATCCCACAAAAGCCTAGAGTTTGAAGAGTTTTGTGCCGCTGCAATTAGCGTATATCAGCTGGAGGCTCTTGAAAAATGGGAGCATATTGCCAGTACAGCCTTTGAGAAATTTGAACTTG containing:
- the LOC113724835 gene encoding CDPK-related kinase 3 isoform X2, which translates into the protein MTTAISIEDVRREVKILKALSGHKNLVQFHEAFEDAQNVYIVMELCEGGELLDRILSRGGRYTERDAKSIIVQILSIVAFCHLQGVVHRDLKPENFLFSTRDEDASLKIIDFGLSDFIRPDQRLNDIVGSAYYVAPEVLHRSYSVEGDIWSVGVITYILLCGSRPFWARTESGIFRSVLRADPNFDDSPWPTVSAEAKDFVKRLLNKDHRKRMTAAQALTHPWLRDQDCAVTLDILIYKLVKSYVRATPLKRAALKALSKALTEDELTYLRAQFKLLEPQDGFVSLQNFRTALMKNASDAMIESRVPEILNLLEPLSHKSLEFEEFCAAAISVYQLEALEKWEHIASTAFEKFELEGNRVTSVEEIAKEMNVGPAAHSLLKDWIRESDGKLSFLGYTKFLHGVTLRNSNLRHHQY